From the Actinomadura luzonensis genome, the window CCGGCGGCGGCGCAGGCCCGCGCGAAGGCGGCGTTCTCGGCCAGGAACCCGTAGCCGGGGTGCACGGCCTGCGCCCCGGACGCGAGCGCCGCCCCCACGATCGCGTCGGCGTCGAGGTAGCTCGGCACCTCCACGGCGGCGTCGGCCTCGCGCACGTGCCGGGCGCCCGCCTCGGACGGCGTGTGCACGGCCACCGCCGTGATGCCGAGCCGGCGCAGCGTACGGGCGACGCGCACGGCGATCTCGCCCCTGTTGGCGATGAGGACACGGTCGAAGAGCATGATCACATCCGGAAGACGCCGTACCCGGCGGGTTCGAGCGGGGCGTTGGCCGCCGCGGACAGCGCCAGGCCGAGGACGGTGCGGGTGTCGAGCGGGTCGATCACGCCGTCGTCCCACAGCCTGGCCGTGGAGTAGTACGGGTTGCCCTGGTGCTCGTACTGGGCCCTGATCGCGTCGGCGTCGGCGTCGCCGACGGTGGTCAGCACGTTCGCGGCCTGCTCGCCGCCCATGACCGAGATGCGGGCGTTGGGCCACATCCACAGGAAACGCGGCGAGTACGCCCGCCCGGCCATCGCGTAGTTCCCCGCGCCGAACGACCCGCCGATCACCACGGTGAACTTCGGCACCCGCGCGCAGGAGACGGCGGTGACCATCTTCGCGCCGTGCTTGGCGATGCCGCCCGCCTCGTACGCCTTGCCGACCATGAAGCCGCTGATGTTCTGCAGGAAGACGAGGGGGATGCGGCGCTGGTCGCACAGCTCGATGAAGTGGGCGCCCTTCATGGCCGACTCGCTGAACAGGATGCCGTTGTTGGCCACGATGCCGACGGGGTGGCCGTGCAGGTGGGCGAAGCCGGTGACGAGGGTGTGGCCGTACTCGGCCTTGAACTCGAGGAAGCGGGAGCCGTCCACGAGCCTCGCGATGACCTCGCGCACCTCGTACGGCTGCCGGGTGTCGGCGGGGACGATGCCGTACAGCTCGCGCGGGTCGTGGCGGGGCGGCTCGGGCGCGATGACCGGCCAGGGCCGCTCGGCGCGCGGCGCGAGCGTGGCGACGATGTCGCGGACGATCGCGAGGGCGTGCGCGTCGTCCTCGGCCAGGTGGTCGGTGACGCCGCTGACCCGGGCGTGCAGGTCGCCGCCGCCCAGCTCCTCGGCCGTGACCTCCTCGCCGGTGGCCGCCTTCACCAGCGGCGGGCCGCCCAGGAAGATCGTGCCCTGGCCGCGGACGATGACCGCCTCGTCGCTCATCGCGGGGACGTACGCGCCGCCGGCCGTGCAGGAGCCGAGCACGGCGGCGATCTGCGGGATGCCGCGGGCGGACATCGTGGCCTGGTTGTAGAAGATGCGGCCGAAGTGGTCGCGGTCCGGGAACACCTCGTCCTGCCTGGGCAGGAAGGCGCCGCCGGAGTCGACGAGGTAGACGCACGGCAGGTGGTTGTGCAGGGCCACCTCCTGCGCGCGCAGGTGCTTCTTGACGGTCATCGGGTAGTACGTGCCGCCCTTGACGGTGGCGTCGTTGGCGACGATCACGCACTCCCGGCCCGAGACCCGGCCGACGCCGGTGATGATGCCGGCGGCCGGGGCCTGGTCGTCGTAGAGGCCGTGGGCGGCCAGCGGCGACAGCTCCAGGAAGCGGGAGCCCGGGTCGAGCAGGCCGTCGACGCGGTCGCGCGGCAGCAGCTTGCCGCGCTCGACGTGCCGCTGCCGGGACCGCTCGGGGCCGCCGGGCGCGGCGGCGGCGAGCCGGTCGAGCAGGTCGGCGGCCAGGCGCTCGTTGAGCTCGGCGTTGCGTTTGTACGCCTCGCCGGACGGGTCGGCGGCCGATCCCAGGACCGGCCAGGCGCTGCTCATGAGTCCCCTCTCATGCCCCGAATGTTAGTCAACGTTAACGTCAGCGTCTAGTATGTGAGACGTGACCACTGCCTCCTCGTCCCCTGCCCGCCCCCGGCGCAACAGGCGCGCGGAGATCCTGGAGGCCGCCGCCCGCCTGTTCGCGGCGCGCGGCTTCCACGGCGTGTCGATCGAGGACCTCGGCGCGGCGGTGGGCGTCTCGGGCCCGGCGCTCTACCGCCACTTCAGCGGCAAGGAGGCGCTGCTGGCCGAGATGCTGCTCGACGTCAGCTCGCGGCTGCGCGAGTCGGCCGTCGCGGTCGTCACCTCCTCCCCCGGCCCAGAGCAGTCGCTCGACGCCCTGCTCAACGTGCAGATCACGTTCGCGCTGGAGCAGCCGGCGCTGATCACCGTGCACGACCGGGAGCTCGGCAACGTGCCCGAGCCGCAGCGCCGGCAGATCCGGCGGCTGCAGCGGCTCTACGTCGAGGAGTGGGTGACCGTGCTGGCCGAGCTGCACCCCGCGTGCCCGGCCGCCCGGCTGCGGGCCGCCACGCACGCGGTCTTCGGGCTGCTGAACTCGACCCCGCACAGCGCGGGCGAGCTGCCGGGCACCGACATGCGGCCGCTGCTGCGCGTGATGGCGCGGGCCGCGATCCAGGCCGCCGTTAACGTGCGCTAACAAAGTGCGGGGTCGTGTAACGGCCTTGTCCGTCGCAACTATCTAGATATATCGTCGCGATATCTCGATAGTTGGAGGTCGTCATGGACGAGCCCGATTTCTGGGATGACAATCCCCCCGTACCGCCCCCGTTCCCGCCGGGGCCCCTCGGCCCGCCCGGCCACCCCGGCCATCACGGTCCCCCCGGCCATCTGGGTCCCCCCGGGCACCTCGGGCACCCGGGCCACCACCTCGGGCACCCGGGCCACGCGCCGCTCCCGCCCCTGCCGCCGATCCCGCCGATCCCGCCGGCCCCCCCGGTCCCCGGCTTAGGGCCCGGGGTGCACTGGGGGCGGCCCGCGCCGCGGGTGCGGCGCGGCGACGTCCGGGCCGCCCTGCTCGCCCTGCTCCACGAAGGGCCGCGCAACGGCTACCAGATGATCCAGGACATCGAGGAGCGCAGCGGCGGCGTCTGGCGGCCCAGCCCCGGCTCGGTCTACCCCGCGCTCCAGCAGCTGGAGGACGAGGGCCTGGTCGCCGGCGACGAGACGGGCGGCAGCCGGACGTACCGGCTGAGCGACGGGGCCCGCGCCCAGGCCGCCCGGCACGCGGACGAGGCCCCCTGGGAGGAGGTGGCGAGGAGCGTCCCCGCCGACCAGCACGAGCTGGCCGTGTTGTGGTCCCAGCTCAACGAGGCCTTCGCGCACCTGGTGCGCACCGCGAGCGACCGGCAGGTCGAGGAGGCCAAGAAGCTCATCGGCAAGACCCGCAGAGCCGTGTTCCAGATCCTGGCGGAGGACTGATGGACGGGGAGGCAGCCGTCGCCGTACGGGGCCTGCGCAAGGCGTACGGCAAGGTCGAGGCCGTCAAGGGCGTCGACTTCGAGGTGCTGCCCGGCGAGGTGTTCGGGTTCCTCGGCCCGAACGGCGCCGGCAAGACCACCACCATCAGCATGCTCTGCACCCTGGTCAACCCCACCGGCGGCAGCGCCACGGTCGCCGGGCACGACGTGGTGCGCGAGCGCGACGAGGTCCGCAGGAACATCGGCCTCGTCTTCCAGGACCCCACGCTCGACGGCTACCTCAGCGCCGAGCAGAACCTGCGCTTCCACGCCGAGCTGTACGGGGTGCCGAAGAGCGTCGTCGGCGACCGCATCCGCCAGGTGATGGAGATGGTCGCGCTGTGGGACCGCAAGGACGCCAAGGTGAACACCTTCTCCGGCGGCATGAAGCGGCGGCTGGAGATCGCCCGCGGCCTGCTGCACTCGCCGCGCGTGCTGTTCCTCGACGAGCCGACGGTCGGGCTCGACCCGCAGACCCGCTCGGCCATCTGGGGCTACATCAACCGGCTCCGGCGGCTTGAGGACATCACCATCTTCATGACCACCCACTACATGGACGAGGCCGAGTACTGCGACCGGATCGCGATCATCGACCACGGCGAGATCGTGGTCATCGACTCGCCCGAGGCGCTGAAGGCCAGCGTCGGCAAGGACCGCGTGCAGATCCAGACCGGCGACGACGCGGCGGCCATCGAGGCGCTGCGGGAGCGGTTCGGGCTGGAGGCGGCCGTGCGCGAGGGCGCGGTGACGTTCGCGGTGGCCTCCGGCGAGGAGTTCGTGCCGCGGCTGTTCGCCGAGCTGGGGATGCCGATCACGGCGGTGAGCGTGTCACGGCCGTCGCTCGACGACGTGTTCATGTCCTACACCGGCTCCACCATCCGCGACGCCGAGGCCGGGGCCGACACCATGACCTTCATGCGCGCGATGGCGAGGAGGTAGCGATGGCGACAGAGGCGATCGGCGTCCGCGTCCCGGCCCGCAGCGCCGGGCACGACCTGCGCGCCGTCAAGATCGTGCTGCACCGGGAGATCCTCCGCTTCGTCAACGACCGCACCCGCATGGTGTCGTCGCTGGTGCAGCCCGTGCTCTGGCTGTTCGTCATGGGCGCGGGGCTCGGGTCGCTGGTGCGGGGCTCGATCCCGGGCATCGACTTCCGGACGTTCATGTACCCCGGCATGATCTCCATGACGGTGATCATGACCGGCATGTTCTCGGCCGGCTCCATCGTGTGGGACCGCGAGTTCGGCTTCCTGCGCGAGATGCTGGTCGCGCCCGTCTCGCGCGGGGCGATCGTGGTCGGCAAGTGCCTCGGCGGCGCGCTCGTGGCCACCGCGCAGGGCGTCATCATCCTGGCGATGGGCGGGCTCGTGGGGGTGCCCTACGCGCCGGGGCTCATGGTCACGCTGCTGGCCGAGATGTTCCTCGCGGCCTTCACCGTGACGGCGTTCGGCGTGATGCTCGCGGCCCGGATGAAGAACATGCAGTCCTTCTTCGGGCTCATGCAGATGGCGATCATGCCGATGATGTTCCTGTCCGGGGCGATGTTCCCGCTGGCCAACCTGCCCTCGTGGCTGCACGTGCTCACCGTGGTCAACCCGATGACGTACGCGGTGGACCCGATGCGCCAGGCGGTCTTCTCCCACCTCGACGTGCCGCCGCAGGTGAACGCGCTGCTGAACCCGGGGGTGCGGTGGTTCGACCTCCAGGTGCCGGTGCCGCTGGAGCTGGGGCTGGTGGCGGCGCTCGGCGTCCTGCTGATGGGGGTCGGCATCGCCCAGTTCCGCCGCGCGGAATAGCGGCGGAGAAGAGCAAGTTGCCCAATTAGCTGTTCGGCGTCATGGGCAAGGCCCGGAGCGTGGGCTCCGGGCCTTGTCGTTGCTCATTTTCACCGGGTCACGCGGACATAATCCGTACGGCTGTAAGACCCGTACGTGTCGCCGTCACCCTGGTACACGAATCGCCAGTACCCGGAGTCCCAGGCCTTGGCCTTGACGTAAAGGCGTCCGCTGTCGCTCGACCGGAACATCTTCACGTACTCCCACTTGCCGGATCCGGCCTTCTTGAAGTACAGCGCCACCTTGCCGGCGTAGCCCTCCCAGGTCCCCTCGTCGGAGATCTGCAGCTTGCCCTTGAACGTGAGGTACTTGCCGCGGGCGATCGGCTCGGGGTAGGCGTTGAACTTGCTGAGGCGGGTGTCCGCCTTGGCGGGCGCGGGCTGGTCGACCGTCACCCAGTCGGCGCCGCTGACGGTGCCGTTGACGCCGCGGGTGCCCACGTACTGGGCGCGCCACCAGCCGGAGGCGACCGCCGTGGCGGCGGCCTCGAAGCGGCCGTGCCTGCCGGTCACCGCGCTGGTCACGTACTCCCACTGCGAGGAGCCCGCGGCCCTGAAGAAGATCGCCACGCGCTGGCCGGGGAGCCCGTCGCGGCCCTCGGCGAGCAGGGCGCCGGTGAAGGTCAGCGAGTCGCCCTTGACGACCGGCTCGGGCCGGGCGTCGAAGCCGGCGATCGTGCTGTTCACGACGCGGTGCCGGACGAGGACGCGGGCGAGGTCGCTGGTCGCGGCCTTGGCGGCGGAGGTGCCGGCGAAAACGGCACGGAACGAGCCGCTCTCCCGCACCCGGACGCCGGCGCCGAACCAGCCGCCGTCCCCGGTGGTCACCTTGGCGACCTCGCGGAAGTCACCGGAGTGCCGACCGCGGAACTGGATCGAGACGCTCTGGCCCGGGTACCCCTTGCCGTCGGCGAGCAGGCGGCCGAACACCTTGACGGCGTCGCCGCGGTCGACCACGCCGGGGCGCACCCCGAACGAGGCGAACGAGGTGTCGGCGGCCTTCTTGACGACGACCTCGAACGTGCCCGTGCTCGACTTCTCCTGGCCGCCGCCCGTGGCCGTGGCGAGATAGCTCCACGTGCCGGTGGGCGAGGTCTCGAACTTCTTGGTGCCGGTCCACCTGGTCCACTCATGGCCCGGCGACTTGGTCAAGGCGCCGACGGAGCTGTAGACCCCGAGCGGCGGCTTGAGCTGGAGCGTGGCCGTGTCCGCGCCCTTCGTGAAGAAGGTGAAGGTGGCGGTGACCGGCCCGCTGGTCACGTCGATCGGCGGTTTGGGGGTGATGTACACCTGGCCGATGGTGACGGTGTTCTGCGGGGCCGCCGACGCTGCGGCCGGCGCGAGGGCTACCAGGGCCCCGGCGCCGATCATGACGGCGAAGGCGGCGACACGGATGCGTTGTAACATGTGGGTTCCTTTCTGGAGACCCCAGTGCTTCAACGCGGCATTGAGGGTGCCACGTGTGTCTATTAAGTAGACGTGCGCGTGACGGGGATAGTTGTGAATACTGACAAACGGTTATAGATCAGGGTCGATTAGGACCGGACCGCAACATGTCCCCCGCGTCCGGCAGACGTCGAGCCCATTGGAAGACATAATCGGGGTGTGGCGCGGGACACTGTTGAGACGCATTTCATCGAGGCCGTTGCGACGCTGAAGTCGGGCCCCCCGCGAGATCCGGCCCTGCCGGTCCGCGAGGGCACGTCGCTGACCGGCGAGCGGTGCCGGGCGCTGTTCCGGCGCCAGCTCGACAGCCGGCTGCTCGACATCGCCGCCCGCTGGCTGCGCGAGCAGGACGAGGGCTTCTACACGATCGGCTCGGCCGGGCACGAGGGCAACGCCGCGGTCGCCGCGGCGCTGCGGCCCACCGACCCGGCGCTGCTGCACTACCGTTCCGGCGCGTTCTACCTGACCAGGTCCGAGCAGCAGGGCAGGCTACCCGAGCAGGGGCTGCGCGACGTCCTCATGGGCCTGGCGGCCGCCGCCGACGAGCCGATCGCGGGCGGCCGGCACAAGGTGTTCGGCCACCCCGACCTGGCGGTCATCCCGCAGACCTCGACCATCGCCAGCCACCTGCCGCGGGCCGTCGGCGTGGCCTTCGCCGTCGAGCGGGCCAAGGCGCTCGGCGCGCCCTCCAAGTGGGGGGCCGGCGACGCGGTCGTGGTGTGCAGCTTCGGCGACGCCTCGGTCAACCACGCGAGCGCGCTGTCCGGCCTCAACACCGCCTCCTACGCCACCTTCCAGGGGCAGGCGCTGCCGATCCTGTTCGTGTGCGAGGACAACGGGCTCGGCATCAGCGTCCGCACGCCGAAGGGCTGGGTGGCGGCGGCGGCGCGGCGGCCCGGCATCGAGTACTTCGCCGCCGACGGCTGCGACCTCGCCGACGCCTACGACGCCGCCGTCCGCGCGGCCGAGCACGTACGGGCCCGCCGCTCCCCCGCCTTCCTGCACCTGTCCACGGTGCGGCTCATGGGGCACGCCGGCTCCGACGTCGAGGTGGCCTACCGCACCCAGCGCGACATCCGCGCCGACCTGGAGCGCGACCCGCTGCTGCGCACCGCCGCGCTGCTGGTCGAGGCCGGCCTGGAGACACCCGACGAGCTGCTCAAGCGGTACGAGAGCGCGCGCGAGCACGTGCTGCGCATCGCGCTGGAGGTCACCCGCGCCCCGCGGCTCGGCACCGCCAAGGAGATCATGGAGCCGATCGCGCCGCGCCGGCCCGACCTGATCGCCCGCATCAGCCCCACGGCGGCGACGGCCGCGGCCAGGGAGAAGGCGTTCGCCGGGGCGCTGCCCGAGCAGGAAAAGCCGCTCACGCTCTCCCTCGCGATCAACCGCACGCTCGCCGACGCGCTCACCGTCTACCCCGAGATGATGGTGTTCGGCGAGGACGTCGGCAGGAAGGGCGGCGTGTACGGGGTGACGCGCGGCCTGCAGAAGCGGTTCGGGGCCGGGCAGGTGTTCGACACGCTGCTGGACGAGCAGGCCATCCTGGGGCTGGCGCTCGGGTCGGGCGTGTCGGGGCTGCTGCCGGTGCCGGAGATCCAGTACC encodes:
- a CDS encoding carboxyl transferase domain-containing protein, which produces MSSAWPVLGSAADPSGEAYKRNAELNERLAADLLDRLAAAAPGGPERSRQRHVERGKLLPRDRVDGLLDPGSRFLELSPLAAHGLYDDQAPAAGIITGVGRVSGRECVIVANDATVKGGTYYPMTVKKHLRAQEVALHNHLPCVYLVDSGGAFLPRQDEVFPDRDHFGRIFYNQATMSARGIPQIAAVLGSCTAGGAYVPAMSDEAVIVRGQGTIFLGGPPLVKAATGEEVTAEELGGGDLHARVSGVTDHLAEDDAHALAIVRDIVATLAPRAERPWPVIAPEPPRHDPRELYGIVPADTRQPYEVREVIARLVDGSRFLEFKAEYGHTLVTGFAHLHGHPVGIVANNGILFSESAMKGAHFIELCDQRRIPLVFLQNISGFMVGKAYEAGGIAKHGAKMVTAVSCARVPKFTVVIGGSFGAGNYAMAGRAYSPRFLWMWPNARISVMGGEQAANVLTTVGDADADAIRAQYEHQGNPYYSTARLWDDGVIDPLDTRTVLGLALSAAANAPLEPAGYGVFRM
- a CDS encoding SACE_7040 family transcriptional regulator — translated: MTTASSSPARPRRNRRAEILEAAARLFAARGFHGVSIEDLGAAVGVSGPALYRHFSGKEALLAEMLLDVSSRLRESAVAVVTSSPGPEQSLDALLNVQITFALEQPALITVHDRELGNVPEPQRRQIRRLQRLYVEEWVTVLAELHPACPAARLRAATHAVFGLLNSTPHSAGELPGTDMRPLLRVMARAAIQAAVNVR
- a CDS encoding PadR family transcriptional regulator, with amino-acid sequence MHWGRPAPRVRRGDVRAALLALLHEGPRNGYQMIQDIEERSGGVWRPSPGSVYPALQQLEDEGLVAGDETGGSRTYRLSDGARAQAARHADEAPWEEVARSVPADQHELAVLWSQLNEAFAHLVRTASDRQVEEAKKLIGKTRRAVFQILAED
- a CDS encoding ATP-binding cassette domain-containing protein, with the translated sequence MDGEAAVAVRGLRKAYGKVEAVKGVDFEVLPGEVFGFLGPNGAGKTTTISMLCTLVNPTGGSATVAGHDVVRERDEVRRNIGLVFQDPTLDGYLSAEQNLRFHAELYGVPKSVVGDRIRQVMEMVALWDRKDAKVNTFSGGMKRRLEIARGLLHSPRVLFLDEPTVGLDPQTRSAIWGYINRLRRLEDITIFMTTHYMDEAEYCDRIAIIDHGEIVVIDSPEALKASVGKDRVQIQTGDDAAAIEALRERFGLEAAVREGAVTFAVASGEEFVPRLFAELGMPITAVSVSRPSLDDVFMSYTGSTIRDAEAGADTMTFMRAMARR
- a CDS encoding ABC transporter permease, coding for MATEAIGVRVPARSAGHDLRAVKIVLHREILRFVNDRTRMVSSLVQPVLWLFVMGAGLGSLVRGSIPGIDFRTFMYPGMISMTVIMTGMFSAGSIVWDREFGFLREMLVAPVSRGAIVVGKCLGGALVATAQGVIILAMGGLVGVPYAPGLMVTLLAEMFLAAFTVTAFGVMLAARMKNMQSFFGLMQMAIMPMMFLSGAMFPLANLPSWLHVLTVVNPMTYAVDPMRQAVFSHLDVPPQVNALLNPGVRWFDLQVPVPLELGLVAALGVLLMGVGIAQFRRAE
- a CDS encoding thiamine pyrophosphate-dependent enzyme, whose translation is MARDTVETHFIEAVATLKSGPPRDPALPVREGTSLTGERCRALFRRQLDSRLLDIAARWLREQDEGFYTIGSAGHEGNAAVAAALRPTDPALLHYRSGAFYLTRSEQQGRLPEQGLRDVLMGLAAAADEPIAGGRHKVFGHPDLAVIPQTSTIASHLPRAVGVAFAVERAKALGAPSKWGAGDAVVVCSFGDASVNHASALSGLNTASYATFQGQALPILFVCEDNGLGISVRTPKGWVAAAARRPGIEYFAADGCDLADAYDAAVRAAEHVRARRSPAFLHLSTVRLMGHAGSDVEVAYRTQRDIRADLERDPLLRTAALLVEAGLETPDELLKRYESAREHVLRIALEVTRAPRLGTAKEIMEPIAPRRPDLIARISPTAATAAAREKAFAGALPEQEKPLTLSLAINRTLADALTVYPEMMVFGEDVGRKGGVYGVTRGLQKRFGAGQVFDTLLDEQAILGLALGSGVSGLLPVPEIQYLAYLHNALDQIRGEGATLSFFSRGAYLNPMVVRVAGYAYQKGFGGHFHNDNSVAALRDIPGLVIASPARPDDAAAMLRTCLAAARTCGSVSVFLEPIALYHTRDLFEEGDGGWLAPYVPPSRWAETHVPIGRARSYGDGRDLTIVTFGNGVRMSLRAAVRLTQEGYGCRVLDLRWLAPLPVEDLLRAAELTGKVLIADETRHSGGVSEGVMAELADAGFDGPMARVTSADSFIPLGAAAEHVLLSEAEIEQAARKLLG